A stretch of the Clostridiales bacterium genome encodes the following:
- the rpmF gene encoding 50S ribosomal protein L32, which translates to MAVPKGKVSKARKHSRRANWKLTLPGIVECPQCHQMKLAHRVCKNCGYYNGVQVVNKDEEKNA; encoded by the coding sequence ATGGCTGTTCCGAAGGGGAAAGTATCAAAGGCTCGCAAGCACAGCCGCCGCGCCAACTGGAAGCTGACCTTGCCGGGGATCGTTGAATGCCCCCAGTGTCATCAGATGAAGTTGGCTCATCGCGTGTGCAAGAATTGCGGTTATTATAACGGCGTCCAGGTCGTCAATAAGGACGAAGAAAAGAACGCCTGA